The region GAAGTATGGGTTGAGCCACTGATGGACCTGATTCTCAAGGCTGCTCTGGGCGCGGGTGTGGTGCTGATCCTCGCCGCGCTGGCCAAAACCAAAAACTACTACATCGCAGGCTTGGTGCCGCTGTTTCCGACCTTTGCCTTGATTGCGCATTACATCGTTGGAAAGGGTCGTTCGGTAGACGATTTGAAGACCACCATCGTGTTTGGCATGTGGTCGATCATTCCGTACTTCGTCTATTTGGCGACGTTGTACGTGATGGTCGACCGGATGCGGTTGGAGGCTTCGTTGGCGGTGGCTGCGGTAGGCTGGTTGATCGCCGCGACCGTGCTCGTCAGCGTTTG is a window of Pseudomonas sp. 10S4 DNA encoding:
- a CDS encoding GlpM family protein, whose amino-acid sequence is MLKAALGAGVVLILAALAKTKNYYIAGLVPLFPTFALIAHYIVGKGRSVDDLKTTIVFGMWSIIPYFVYLATLYVMVDRMRLEASLAVAAVGWLIAATVLVSVWVRVHA